Proteins encoded by one window of Sinorhizobium arboris LMG 14919:
- the xdhA gene encoding xanthine dehydrogenase small subunit, producing the protein MTTEIRNTIRFLLNDRSVELADVSPVQTLLDFLRIDRKLRGTKEGCAEGDCGACTVLVGRLLDGKLKYESVNACIRFVASLDGCHVVTVEALAQPNGPLHPVQQAMVDTHASQCGFCTPGFVMSLYGLWMANAKPSVQEIEKALQGNLCRCTGYAAIIRAAEAVASVGELGKDPLIVEREEITRQLEALRDGRRVEIGGEDERIVLPASLDDFAAVIEANPKATIVAGSTDVGLWVTKFMRDIAPVVHLSHLEELRRISVDADGVTLAAGVSYTEAYPVIARHFPQLRELWDRIGGEQVRNMGTVGGNIANGSPIGDTPPALIALGASVTLRKGTSRRTLPLEAFFIEYGTQDRQPGEFLESVRIPFPGKADRFAVYKISKRFDEDISAVCGAFRVKLDGDGRVADVAIAFGGMAGTPKRASNVEAVLKGAQWNDAAIEAGLAAYEQDFTPLTDWRASSEYRMLVARNLLRRFHLETQETRNVRIDRTVAVAI; encoded by the coding sequence ATGACGACCGAAATCCGCAATACCATCCGCTTCCTTTTGAATGACCGGTCCGTCGAGCTTGCCGATGTCTCGCCGGTGCAAACGCTGCTGGACTTCCTGCGCATCGACCGCAAGCTGCGCGGGACAAAGGAAGGCTGCGCGGAAGGCGACTGCGGCGCCTGCACCGTACTCGTCGGCAGGCTTCTCGACGGCAAGCTCAAATACGAATCCGTCAACGCCTGCATCCGCTTCGTCGCGTCCCTCGACGGCTGCCATGTGGTAACGGTGGAGGCGCTTGCGCAGCCGAACGGGCCGCTGCATCCCGTGCAGCAGGCGATGGTCGACACCCACGCTTCGCAATGCGGTTTCTGCACACCCGGTTTCGTAATGTCGCTCTACGGTCTCTGGATGGCGAATGCAAAGCCGAGCGTTCAGGAAATCGAGAAAGCGCTGCAGGGCAATCTCTGTCGCTGCACCGGCTATGCCGCGATCATCCGCGCGGCGGAGGCGGTCGCATCGGTCGGTGAGCTCGGCAAAGACCCGCTGATTGTCGAGCGCGAGGAGATCACGCGACAGCTGGAGGCGCTACGGGACGGCCGCCGCGTCGAGATCGGCGGCGAAGACGAGCGCATCGTGCTGCCGGCCTCGCTGGACGATTTCGCTGCGGTTATCGAGGCAAACCCCAAGGCGACGATCGTCGCCGGTTCGACCGATGTCGGTCTCTGGGTCACGAAATTCATGCGCGACATCGCGCCGGTCGTGCATCTCTCGCATCTTGAAGAGCTGCGGCGGATTTCCGTCGACGCCGATGGGGTCACCCTTGCTGCCGGCGTAAGCTACACGGAAGCTTATCCGGTCATCGCCCGGCACTTCCCGCAATTGCGCGAACTCTGGGACCGCATCGGCGGCGAGCAGGTGCGCAATATGGGCACGGTCGGCGGCAATATCGCCAACGGTTCGCCGATCGGCGACACGCCGCCTGCGCTGATCGCACTTGGCGCTTCGGTGACCCTGCGCAAGGGAACAAGCCGCCGCACGCTGCCGCTGGAAGCGTTCTTCATCGAATACGGCACACAGGATCGCCAACCCGGCGAATTCCTCGAGTCCGTCCGGATTCCTTTTCCGGGCAAGGCCGACCGCTTCGCGGTCTACAAGATTTCGAAACGCTTCGACGAGGACATTTCCGCAGTCTGCGGCGCGTTCCGCGTGAAGCTCGACGGCGACGGCAGGGTTGCCGACGTGGCCATCGCCTTCGGAGGTATGGCGGGCACGCCGAAGCGTGCGTCGAATGTGGAAGCCGTTCTCAAGGGCGCGCAGTGGAACGACGCTGCGATCGAGGCTGGCCTCGCGGCCTACGAGCAGGACTTCACGCCGCTCACCGACTGGCGCGCCTCTTCTGAATATCGGATGCTCGTCGCCAGGAACCTCCTGCGGCGCTTCCATCTGGAAACGCAGGAAACGCGCAATGTCCGGATCGACCGCACCGTTGCGGTGGCGATCTAG
- the uraH gene encoding hydroxyisourate hydrolase: MEVQDGTPGRLTTHVLDTASGKPAGNLRIDLYRIEGERTELLSSTRTNDDGRCDAPLLSGSTMETGAYELHFHAGEYLGPAAERGAHPFLDVIPIRFGIADRATHYHVPLLLSPYGYSTYRGS, encoded by the coding sequence ATGGAAGTTCAAGACGGAACGCCCGGGCGTCTGACGACCCACGTGCTTGACACGGCGAGCGGGAAACCGGCAGGCAACCTGCGCATCGATCTCTACCGGATCGAAGGCGAACGGACGGAGCTTCTCTCTTCGACCCGCACCAACGATGACGGGCGCTGCGATGCGCCGCTTCTCAGCGGCTCCACGATGGAAACCGGAGCCTACGAACTGCACTTTCATGCCGGCGAATATCTGGGCCCCGCGGCCGAGCGCGGCGCGCACCCGTTTCTCGACGTGATCCCGATACGCTTCGGGATCGCCGATCGCGCCACGCATTATCACGTGCCTCTGCTGCTTTCGCCCTACGGCTATTCCACCTATCGCGGGAGCTGA
- the puuE gene encoding allantoinase PuuE, translating into MRYPRDLLGHGPNPRIAWPEGARIAVQFVINYEEGGENCVLHGDAASEAFLSEIVGAQAWPAQRHWNMESIYEYGARAGFWRLHRLFTERQIPATVYGVATALKRSPAQVAAMQDAGWEIASHGLRWIEHKDFDAERERAEIAEAIRLHTIVTGERPTGWYTGRCSVNTLDLVTEAGGFDYVSDAYADDLPYWHEHAGRHQLVIPYTLDANDMRFATPQGFNSGDQFFSYLKDSFDVLYAEGVAGSPKMMSIGLHCRLVGRPGRAAALARFLDYVKSHDRVWLARRVDIARYWAETYPFQPNEDRPSRLSKDDFIGRFGGVFEHSDWIARRAFAGELGPVNDTATGLHAALCAVFREASAEERLAVLNAHPDLAGKLAQAKRLTESSTSEQASAGLDALTDGERERFTRLNDAYVEKFGFPFIMAVKGRSKDEILAAFASRIGNERDAEFDTACRQVERIALLRLRDVLPD; encoded by the coding sequence ATGAGATATCCCCGCGATCTCCTGGGCCATGGTCCGAACCCGCGTATCGCCTGGCCCGAGGGCGCCCGGATCGCCGTGCAATTCGTGATCAATTACGAGGAGGGCGGAGAGAACTGCGTGCTTCACGGCGACGCGGCTTCGGAGGCCTTTCTCTCGGAAATCGTCGGCGCTCAGGCCTGGCCCGCCCAGCGCCACTGGAACATGGAGTCGATCTACGAATACGGCGCGCGCGCCGGTTTCTGGCGGCTGCACCGGTTGTTCACCGAGCGGCAAATACCAGCCACGGTCTACGGCGTCGCCACGGCCCTCAAGCGATCGCCTGCCCAGGTGGCTGCCATGCAGGACGCCGGCTGGGAGATCGCCTCCCACGGCCTCAGATGGATCGAACACAAGGATTTCGACGCCGAGCGCGAGCGCGCCGAGATCGCCGAGGCGATCCGCCTTCACACGATCGTAACGGGCGAACGGCCGACCGGCTGGTATACCGGCCGCTGCTCCGTGAACACGCTCGACCTCGTGACAGAGGCGGGTGGCTTCGACTACGTCTCCGACGCCTATGCGGACGACCTGCCCTATTGGCATGAACATGCCGGCCGGCACCAGCTCGTCATCCCTTACACTCTCGACGCCAACGACATGCGCTTCGCGACCCCGCAAGGCTTCAACAGCGGCGACCAGTTCTTCAGCTATCTGAAGGACAGTTTCGACGTTCTCTATGCCGAAGGCGTCGCGGGGTCTCCGAAGATGATGAGCATCGGTCTGCACTGCCGTCTCGTCGGGCGACCCGGCAGGGCCGCCGCCCTGGCGCGATTCCTCGACTATGTGAAGAGCCACGACAGGGTCTGGCTCGCCCGCCGCGTCGACATTGCCCGCTACTGGGCAGAGACCTATCCGTTTCAACCGAACGAAGACCGGCCGTCGCGACTGTCGAAGGATGACTTCATTGGTCGCTTCGGAGGGGTATTCGAGCACTCCGACTGGATCGCCAGACGCGCCTTTGCGGGTGAGCTCGGCCCGGTCAACGACACGGCGACGGGACTGCACGCGGCACTCTGCGCGGTTTTCCGCGAGGCAAGCGCGGAGGAAAGGCTTGCCGTCCTCAATGCCCATCCCGACCTGGCCGGCAAGCTCGCCCAGGCGAAGCGCCTGACCGAGAGCTCGACCTCGGAACAAGCCTCGGCCGGCCTCGACGCGCTGACGGATGGGGAGCGCGAGCGTTTTACGAGGCTCAACGATGCCTATGTCGAGAAGTTCGGCTTTCCCTTCATCATGGCCGTAAAGGGGCGCAGCAAGGACGAAATCCTCGCCGCCTTCGCGAGCCGCATCGGCAACGAACGCGACGCCGAATTCGACACGGCCTGCCGCCAAGTGGAGCGGATCGCGCTGTTGCGGCTGCGCGACGTGCTGCCGGACTAA
- the alc gene encoding allantoicase, protein MTRADEVLPGFAAGRINLASAGLGARALLATDEFFGPPERMLKDEPAVFHSGLYDDHGKWMDGWETRRRRGAGHDYAIIALAAKGRIAGFDVDTSHFTGNYPSACSIEACHSAEGPDEATEWVQLLPISDLGPNAHHFFAAQSDAVYSHVRLRIYPDGGVARLRVYGTPALDLKAAANDTIDLASCLSGGRVVAFSNGHYGHERLIAPGRGANMGDGWETRRRREPGYDWIIVKLAARGHVERIVVDTAHFKGNYPDACSLQAADLTGVAAGCDMLAASSAMFWNELLPHRKLSADSIHEYGADMLRFADPVTHVRLNIYPDGGVSRLRIYGRIAEEKRG, encoded by the coding sequence ATGACACGTGCCGACGAAGTCCTCCCCGGCTTTGCAGCGGGGAGGATCAACCTCGCTTCTGCGGGCCTTGGCGCACGGGCGCTCCTTGCGACGGACGAATTCTTCGGCCCGCCGGAGCGCATGCTCAAGGACGAGCCGGCCGTATTCCACTCCGGACTCTATGACGACCACGGCAAATGGATGGACGGCTGGGAAACCCGCCGCCGCCGCGGTGCCGGCCACGACTACGCGATCATCGCGCTCGCCGCAAAAGGGCGGATTGCCGGCTTCGACGTCGACACGTCGCACTTCACCGGCAATTATCCGAGCGCCTGCTCAATAGAAGCGTGTCATTCGGCGGAGGGCCCGGACGAGGCGACCGAGTGGGTTCAGTTGCTGCCGATCAGCGACCTCGGCCCGAACGCGCATCACTTCTTCGCTGCGCAATCCGACGCGGTCTACAGCCACGTCCGGCTGCGCATCTACCCGGACGGCGGCGTCGCCCGGCTGCGGGTCTACGGCACTCCGGCACTCGACCTCAAGGCTGCGGCGAACGATACGATCGATCTCGCCTCCTGCCTGTCCGGTGGCCGGGTCGTCGCCTTCTCCAACGGACATTACGGCCACGAGCGGCTCATTGCGCCCGGCCGCGGTGCGAATATGGGCGACGGTTGGGAAACGCGCAGACGGCGCGAGCCGGGCTACGACTGGATCATCGTCAAGCTTGCCGCACGCGGCCACGTCGAGCGGATCGTCGTCGACACGGCGCACTTCAAGGGCAACTACCCGGATGCCTGCTCGCTGCAGGCGGCTGATCTCACAGGCGTTGCTGCCGGGTGCGACATGCTCGCTGCCTCCTCTGCGATGTTCTGGAACGAGCTTCTGCCGCACCGGAAGCTTTCCGCCGACAGTATCCATGAGTACGGGGCCGATATGCTGCGTTTTGCCGATCCGGTCACGCATGTGCGCCTGAACATCTACCCGGACGGCGGCGTCAGCCGGCTGCGCATCTACGGCCGGATCGCCGAGGAGAAGCGCGGGTAG
- a CDS encoding NCS2 family permease, with protein sequence MFERLFKLKEHGTTVRTEVIAGVTTFLTMSYIIFVNPDILSTTGMDRNAIFVATCLAAALGSAVMALVANWPIGMAPGMGLNAFFAFTVVAALGFTWQQALGAVFISGIIFLLLTVTGVRSWLIAGIPHSLRSAIATGIGLFLGIIALKNAGIVVDNPATLVGLGDLKQTGPLLAILGFFVIAVLDALNVRGSILIGILVVTVLSMFLGVSEFQGIVSAPPSIAPTFLQLDIMGALHGGLVHVILVFVLVEVFDATGTLIGVAKRAKLVGEGKPSRLGRALLADSSAIVAGSLMGTSSTTAYVESASGVQAGGRTGLTALTISVLFLAALFISPLAAAVPSYATAPALLYVAGLMMRELTEIEWDDLTEAAPAALTAIAMPFTYSIANGLAFGFVSYVVLKVCTGKWNVIHPATQLVAALFIVRFAFFAE encoded by the coding sequence ATGTTTGAACGACTCTTCAAGCTTAAGGAGCACGGCACGACCGTCCGCACGGAAGTGATCGCCGGCGTCACGACGTTCCTTACGATGTCCTACATCATCTTCGTCAATCCTGACATCCTGTCGACCACGGGTATGGACCGCAACGCGATCTTCGTCGCGACCTGTCTTGCCGCCGCCCTCGGCTCGGCCGTCATGGCGCTCGTCGCCAATTGGCCGATCGGCATGGCGCCCGGCATGGGCCTCAACGCATTCTTCGCCTTCACAGTCGTGGCCGCCCTCGGCTTCACCTGGCAGCAGGCACTCGGCGCCGTCTTCATCTCCGGCATCATCTTCCTGCTCCTGACGGTCACGGGGGTCCGAAGCTGGCTGATTGCGGGCATACCGCACTCGCTGCGCAGCGCGATCGCGACCGGTATCGGCCTGTTCCTGGGCATCATCGCCCTGAAAAACGCCGGCATCGTCGTCGACAACCCGGCGACGCTGGTCGGCCTCGGCGATCTCAAGCAGACCGGACCGCTGCTCGCGATCCTCGGATTCTTCGTCATCGCCGTCCTCGACGCACTCAATGTCCGCGGATCCATCCTCATCGGCATCCTAGTGGTGACGGTCCTGTCGATGTTCCTCGGCGTGTCGGAATTCCAGGGCATCGTCTCTGCGCCTCCGAGCATTGCGCCGACCTTCCTCCAGCTCGACATCATGGGCGCCCTGCATGGCGGTCTCGTCCATGTCATTCTCGTCTTCGTGCTCGTCGAGGTCTTCGACGCGACCGGGACGCTGATCGGTGTCGCCAAGCGTGCGAAACTGGTGGGCGAGGGCAAGCCCAGCCGTCTCGGGCGTGCACTGCTTGCCGACAGCTCGGCCATCGTCGCCGGCTCGCTGATGGGCACCAGCAGCACGACCGCCTATGTCGAAAGCGCCTCGGGCGTGCAGGCGGGAGGGCGCACCGGTCTCACGGCGCTGACGATCTCGGTGCTGTTCCTCGCTGCACTCTTCATCTCGCCGCTTGCTGCCGCCGTCCCGTCCTATGCGACCGCGCCGGCACTGCTTTACGTCGCCGGCCTGATGATGCGCGAGCTCACGGAGATCGAATGGGACGACCTGACTGAAGCGGCGCCTGCCGCCCTGACGGCGATCGCCATGCCGTTCACCTATTCGATCGCCAACGGTCTCGCCTTCGGCTTCGTCAGCTATGTCGTCCTGAAGGTCTGCACCGGCAAGTGGAACGTCATCCACCCGGCGACCCAGCTTGTCGCGGCACTGTTCATCGTCCGCTTCGCTTTCTTCGCCGAGTGA
- a CDS encoding phosphoribosyltransferase, whose protein sequence is MTQTKAIEPHDYWQEVFPPGSLAGDGGFRTSYPATLADGRQILLPIRPLADDRHALASLIINQASFEVEDALAEELAARLAPFRPEMVAGLPTLGLTLAAAVARKLGHKRYVPLGTSRKFWYADDLSVPLSSITTPGQKKRLYLDPRMLPLLQGRRVVLIDDVISSGASILAGLSLMAACGVEPVAIGAAMLQSERWRRPLADLSPQWPDRTVGVFATPMLVRDGDGTWTASDTRI, encoded by the coding sequence ATGACGCAAACGAAGGCGATTGAGCCGCACGATTACTGGCAGGAGGTCTTTCCGCCCGGTAGCCTTGCCGGGGACGGCGGCTTCCGCACCTCATATCCAGCCACTCTCGCGGACGGACGCCAGATCCTCCTGCCGATCCGGCCGCTTGCGGACGACAGGCACGCGCTGGCCTCGCTGATCATCAATCAGGCGAGCTTCGAGGTGGAGGACGCGCTCGCGGAGGAACTGGCCGCCCGACTGGCGCCCTTCCGACCGGAAATGGTCGCGGGTCTTCCGACACTCGGCCTGACGCTCGCCGCAGCCGTTGCCCGCAAGCTCGGCCACAAGCGCTATGTGCCGCTCGGAACCTCGCGAAAGTTCTGGTACGCCGACGATCTCTCCGTTCCCCTGTCGTCCATCACGACGCCCGGTCAGAAAAAGCGGCTCTATCTCGATCCCCGCATGCTGCCGCTGTTGCAGGGTCGGCGCGTCGTGCTGATCGACGATGTGATATCGAGCGGAGCCTCGATCCTTGCCGGCCTGTCGCTGATGGCGGCCTGCGGCGTCGAGCCGGTCGCGATCGGTGCCGCCATGCTGCAGTCGGAACGGTGGCGCCGGCCGCTCGCCGATCTCTCTCCGCAATGGCCGGATCGGACTGTCGGCGTCTTCGCGACGCCGATGCTCGTCCGCGACGGCGACGGTACCTGGACGGCGTCCGATACCCGGATCTAG
- a CDS encoding M20 aminoacylase family protein — protein sequence MRVPPGIADDLNFLTAIRRDLHAYPELGFEEERTSDLVAKLLGEAGLKVHRGLGKTGVVGTLQVGNGTRAIGLRADMDALAMPELADRPYKSTVAGKMHACGHDGHTTMLLGAARHLAATRNFSGTVHFIFQPAEEGRGGARRMVEDGLFGLFPCDAVYGLHNMPGLAVDEMAVVAGPQLASSDSWRITFRGVGTHGAKPHLGRDPITAAGTFLASLQTVVGRVVDPLQPAVVSACALQAGDPKALNVIPDTVEIGGTARAYTPHVRDQLEEEIGRLAKGTAAMYGIEADYRFERRIPPVVNDADATARALSAARSVVGEKALTSFPPSTAGDDFAFFALEAPGCYVWLGNGPAVDGALHHNSAYDFNDAAIGPGAAFWTALVEQELKA from the coding sequence ATGCGCGTGCCCCCCGGGATTGCCGACGATCTCAACTTTCTCACGGCCATTCGCCGCGACCTGCACGCTTATCCCGAACTCGGCTTCGAGGAAGAGCGGACGAGCGATCTTGTAGCGAAGCTCCTCGGAGAAGCAGGCCTCAAGGTCCATCGCGGCCTCGGCAAGACAGGCGTCGTAGGCACGCTGCAGGTCGGCAACGGCACGCGCGCGATCGGCCTGCGCGCCGACATGGATGCGCTCGCCATGCCGGAACTCGCCGATCGGCCCTACAAATCCACCGTAGCGGGGAAGATGCATGCCTGCGGCCATGACGGCCATACGACGATGCTGCTCGGCGCGGCGCGCCACCTTGCGGCGACGCGCAACTTCTCCGGCACGGTCCATTTTATCTTCCAGCCCGCCGAGGAAGGCCGCGGCGGCGCCAGGCGCATGGTGGAGGACGGGCTGTTCGGCCTTTTCCCTTGCGACGCGGTCTACGGTCTGCACAACATGCCGGGCCTTGCAGTGGACGAGATGGCCGTCGTGGCGGGACCGCAGCTTGCCTCCTCGGACAGCTGGCGCATCACCTTCCGCGGCGTCGGGACGCACGGCGCAAAGCCGCATCTCGGCCGCGATCCGATCACGGCGGCAGGGACGTTCCTTGCTTCCCTGCAAACCGTGGTCGGCCGCGTCGTCGACCCGCTGCAGCCGGCGGTCGTCAGCGCCTGCGCCCTGCAAGCAGGCGATCCCAAAGCGCTGAACGTCATCCCCGACACGGTCGAGATCGGCGGCACGGCGCGAGCCTATACGCCGCATGTGCGCGATCAGCTGGAAGAAGAGATCGGCCGCTTGGCGAAAGGGACCGCGGCGATGTACGGCATCGAGGCCGATTATCGTTTCGAGCGGCGTATCCCCCCGGTCGTCAACGATGCGGACGCGACGGCACGCGCCCTTTCGGCAGCCCGGTCCGTCGTCGGCGAGAAGGCGCTGACCAGCTTCCCGCCCTCGACCGCCGGTGACGACTTCGCCTTCTTTGCGCTGGAGGCGCCTGGCTGCTATGTCTGGCTCGGCAATGGCCCCGCCGTCGACGGCGCGCTGCACCATAACAGCGCCTACGACTTCAACGACGCGGCGATCGGTCCCGGCGCTGCCTTCTGGACCGCACTGGTGGAACAGGAGCTCAAGGCCTGA
- a CDS encoding adenine deaminase, translating into MTALEQPADLNDAGLRARAAAAARGDASFDVLVAGATVVDVVTGECRAADVGIIGALIASVHAPGSRSDADTLIDASGTYLSPGLIDTHMHVESSMVTPAVYAAAVVPRGVTTVVWDPHEFGNVSGIAGVRWAVDAMGGLPLRAVVLAPSCVPSAPGLEVAGADFDAAAVADILSWPEIGGIAEVMNMRGVIDGDPRMTAIVQAGLKAGKPVSGHARGLAGADLQAFVTAGVSSDHELVSGEDLIAKLRAGLTIELRGSHDHLLPEFVTALRALGHLPQTVTLCTDDVFPDDLHRDGGLDDVVRRLVRYGLKAEWALQAATLNAARRLGRADLGLIAPGRRADIVLFEDIKGFRARHVLANGRLVASGGEMLQTPVAADVSPLQNTMKIERLAEDDFRIAASGSTARVVTIDRPRFTRWGEASAEVAGGHLVPPDGTTLIAVAHRHGRADSRPRVGLLEGWGTWRGAFATTVSHDSHNLTVFGGNPRDMTIAANAVIDAGGGMAVVAEGEIEALLPLPLCGLVSDAPLAEVAAGFAAIREAAGRIVEWQPPYLVFKACFGATLACNAGPHQTDRGIADVSTGKLLESPVLETF; encoded by the coding sequence ATGACTGCGCTGGAGCAACCCGCCGACCTCAATGACGCCGGCTTGCGGGCGCGCGCCGCTGCCGCCGCACGTGGCGATGCGTCCTTCGACGTGCTCGTGGCGGGCGCTACCGTCGTGGATGTGGTGACTGGCGAATGCCGCGCAGCGGATGTGGGGATCATCGGCGCCCTGATCGCGAGCGTGCATGCGCCCGGGTCGCGCAGCGACGCAGACACGCTGATCGATGCGTCGGGAACCTATCTTTCGCCCGGCCTTATCGACACGCATATGCACGTCGAAAGCTCGATGGTGACGCCCGCGGTCTACGCTGCCGCCGTGGTGCCGCGCGGCGTGACGACTGTGGTCTGGGACCCGCATGAATTCGGCAACGTAAGCGGAATTGCCGGTGTGCGTTGGGCCGTCGACGCAATGGGTGGTCTGCCCTTGCGCGCCGTTGTGCTGGCGCCGTCCTGTGTACCCTCCGCTCCCGGTCTGGAGGTCGCCGGCGCGGATTTCGACGCCGCTGCCGTCGCGGATATTCTGTCCTGGCCGGAGATCGGTGGGATTGCCGAGGTCATGAACATGCGCGGCGTCATCGACGGCGATCCGCGCATGACTGCGATCGTCCAGGCGGGACTGAAGGCGGGCAAACCCGTCAGCGGGCATGCGCGCGGCCTGGCGGGAGCCGATCTGCAAGCCTTCGTGACGGCCGGCGTCAGCTCCGATCACGAGCTCGTCTCGGGTGAGGACCTCATTGCCAAACTTCGCGCGGGACTGACCATCGAGCTGCGCGGCTCGCACGATCATCTTCTTCCCGAGTTCGTGACGGCGCTCCGGGCTCTCGGGCATCTGCCGCAGACGGTCACGCTTTGTACCGACGACGTGTTCCCGGACGACCTTCACCGCGACGGCGGCCTCGACGACGTGGTCCGCCGCCTCGTCCGCTACGGACTGAAGGCCGAGTGGGCGCTGCAGGCGGCAACCCTCAATGCCGCCCGGCGGCTGGGAAGGGCCGATCTCGGCCTGATCGCACCGGGCCGCCGTGCCGACATCGTCCTGTTCGAGGACATCAAGGGTTTCCGCGCGCGTCATGTGCTGGCGAACGGCAGACTGGTGGCGAGCGGCGGCGAGATGCTTCAGACGCCCGTCGCGGCCGATGTCTCGCCTTTGCAAAACACGATGAAGATCGAACGACTGGCAGAGGACGACTTCCGCATCGCTGCTTCCGGCAGCACGGCACGCGTCGTAACGATCGACCGGCCGCGCTTCACCCGATGGGGCGAGGCGAGTGCCGAGGTTGCGGGCGGACATCTGGTGCCGCCTGACGGCACGACGCTGATTGCCGTCGCCCATCGGCATGGCCGCGCCGACAGCCGTCCACGGGTCGGTCTGCTTGAAGGCTGGGGCACGTGGCGCGGCGCCTTTGCGACGACCGTTTCGCATGACAGCCACAATCTCACGGTCTTCGGCGGCAACCCCCGCGACATGACGATAGCCGCCAATGCGGTGATTGACGCCGGCGGCGGAATGGCGGTCGTTGCCGAAGGGGAGATCGAGGCGCTGCTGCCGCTGCCGCTTTGCGGACTTGTCTCCGATGCGCCGCTTGCCGAGGTCGCAGCAGGGTTTGCGGCCATTCGCGAGGCTGCCGGCCGCATCGTAGAGTGGCAGCCTCCCTATCTCGTGTTCAAGGCCTGCTTCGGGGCGACGCTCGCCTGCAATGCCGGGCCGCACCAGACGGATCGCGGCATTGCCGACGTATCGACCGGCAAGCTGCTGGAAAGCCCGGTCCTGGAGACGTTCTGA
- a CDS encoding nucleoside hydrolase: MGIWIDTDMGFDDIGAMLVVLHANEAIDGVSLVFGNVPLGQVKRNAAAAARAFGWTFPIHQGRALPVLGKLETAERILGQTGMPTAGLSLPDAPALRDSDAFLALCRWLEESDGPRRILALGPLTNIAAITLARPDLAGRIDELTWMGGGVSSGNHTASAEFNAFADPEALAIVLAHGLPLRMVDLELCRKVVAYPGDVEPIRAAGGAMAPLLADLLAGYIAIGTSRGRAGMAIYDPCAAVALVDGNAVSFHPARIDVELAGTLTRGRTVVETRASQATFNAHYAVDVDPENARRRLLDALAKEAAR; this comes from the coding sequence ATGGGCATCTGGATCGACACGGATATGGGCTTCGACGACATCGGCGCGATGCTCGTCGTCCTTCACGCCAATGAGGCCATTGACGGCGTCTCGCTGGTCTTCGGCAATGTGCCGCTCGGACAGGTGAAGCGCAACGCCGCCGCCGCGGCGCGAGCCTTCGGGTGGACCTTTCCGATCCATCAGGGACGGGCGCTCCCCGTGCTCGGAAAGCTCGAGACGGCGGAGCGCATTCTCGGGCAGACAGGCATGCCGACGGCGGGGCTGAGCCTCCCCGATGCACCCGCCCTGCGGGACAGCGACGCTTTCCTTGCGCTCTGCCGCTGGCTGGAGGAGAGCGACGGCCCCCGTCGTATACTGGCGCTCGGTCCGCTGACCAATATCGCGGCGATTACCCTGGCGCGTCCCGACCTTGCCGGCCGGATCGACGAACTCACCTGGATGGGCGGCGGCGTTTCCAGCGGCAATCATACGGCATCCGCAGAGTTCAACGCCTTTGCCGATCCGGAAGCGCTCGCTATCGTGCTTGCCCACGGCCTGCCACTGAGGATGGTCGATCTCGAACTCTGCCGGAAAGTCGTCGCCTATCCGGGGGATGTGGAGCCCATACGCGCCGCAGGTGGCGCTATGGCACCGCTGCTTGCCGATCTTCTCGCCGGCTACATCGCGATCGGCACGAGCCGCGGACGGGCCGGCATGGCGATCTACGATCCCTGTGCGGCCGTCGCACTGGTCGATGGAAACGCAGTGTCGTTTCACCCTGCGCGCATCGATGTCGAGCTTGCCGGTACCCTGACGCGCGGGCGGACCGTAGTTGAAACCCGGGCGAGCCAGGCGACGTTCAATGCCCATTATGCGGTGGATGTCGATCCGGAGAATGCCCGTCGGCGTCTGCTCGATGCGCTCGCGAAGGAAGCCGCCAGATGA